From a single Verrucomicrobiota bacterium genomic region:
- a CDS encoding glycosyltransferase family 4 protein — protein sequence MRVTHVITRLIVGGAQENTLASVLGLRTKPDVEINLISGLTTGPEGSLEHQAAAVPDLLTVVPELIRTPHPWKDALAYRRLIQLFRQRRPHIVHTHSGKAGILGRLAAAKAGVPIVVHSIHGPSFGSFQRWLLNLVFRSAERHAARFTTHFIAVANAMIHQYLKAGIGKPENYTRIFSGFALEPFLAASHDSKLRARLGLAETDFVVGKIARLFKLKGHDDLLTVAPRLVKACPRMKFLLVGDGAWRSRFEQRVRDLGLEKHVLFTGLVPPDAIPSFIGIMGVLVHLSRREGLARALPQALTAARPVVAYDCDGAREVCLDNETGFLVRPGDLETLAERLLQLAADEELRQRLGRRGRALASEQFSVAKMVDAQYELYLKLLNR from the coding sequence ATGCGCGTCACGCACGTCATCACGCGCTTGATCGTTGGCGGCGCCCAAGAGAACACCCTGGCGTCAGTTCTGGGGCTGCGAACCAAACCTGACGTGGAAATCAATCTGATCTCCGGCCTAACCACCGGCCCGGAAGGCTCCCTGGAACATCAAGCCGCCGCCGTTCCTGACCTGCTCACGGTCGTCCCGGAACTAATCCGGACTCCTCATCCCTGGAAGGACGCGCTGGCTTACCGCCGCCTCATCCAGTTGTTTCGCCAGCGGCGACCGCACATTGTGCACACGCACAGCGGCAAAGCCGGGATTCTTGGACGCCTGGCCGCGGCTAAAGCCGGGGTGCCGATCGTCGTTCATTCCATTCACGGCCCGTCATTCGGCAGCTTCCAGAGGTGGCTTCTCAATCTCGTTTTCCGAAGCGCTGAGCGCCACGCGGCCCGATTCACCACGCATTTCATCGCGGTCGCAAACGCAATGATCCACCAGTACCTCAAGGCCGGAATCGGAAAGCCCGAGAACTACACGCGAATTTTCAGCGGCTTCGCTCTGGAGCCATTTCTGGCTGCGTCCCATGATTCGAAACTGCGCGCCAGGCTCGGTCTTGCGGAAACGGATTTCGTGGTCGGCAAGATCGCGCGGCTCTTCAAATTGAAGGGGCACGACGATCTCTTGACTGTGGCGCCGCGCCTCGTGAAAGCGTGTCCGCGAATGAAGTTTCTCCTCGTAGGCGACGGCGCATGGCGGTCGCGATTTGAACAAAGGGTGCGCGATCTGGGCCTGGAAAAGCACGTCCTCTTCACGGGGTTGGTTCCGCCGGACGCGATCCCGTCCTTTATCGGCATCATGGGTGTTCTCGTCCATCTGTCGCGCCGGGAAGGCCTGGCGCGCGCCTTGCCGCAAGCTCTGACGGCTGCGCGCCCGGTTGTCGCTTACGATTGCGACGGAGCACGCGAAGTCTGCCTCGACAACGAAACAGGTTTTCTGGTCCGGCCCGGGGATCTGGAAACGCTGGCTGAACGCCTTCTTCAACTGGCGGCCGATGAAGAACTGCGGCAAAGACTGGGCCGCCGAGGCCGGGCGCTCGCGTCCGAGCAATTCTCTGTCGCGAAGATGGTGGACGCGCAGTATGAGCTTTATCTGAAGTT